The segment AGAACTACAGGGATACGTGCCAGCGGGCGGAGGACGCAACCAAGCATCCGGAGGCGAAGGAGTCAGTGGGAGATGGTGGAGAGCGACGAGAAGGTTCTTTCTTGTATAACAGTTAGAAAATAGAGGTGTAAATTGTTGAAATGAGCATATTATGTTGATtaaagaagaggaaagacTGGTGCTAACCACCGGAAACTATTGACAAGAAGACATCCACATCCTCGCCACCAATGGATCGGAATAGCCATTGATCCGTTAAACAATGGATCTCAACATAGATAACTGCCTTCGAGGGCACAATGGAGTTGGCCTTGTTCTGTATGGAAAACTAGACCTTACTTTGACGCCTGTGCAAGACCTGTTCAAGGGGGCTGGCGGAACCTAATTGCTTCTACACTGAAAGGGAGATCTTGTTAGCGAAGCTGGCTTCACCGCCTTTGCGGGGATGTATCTATGGGTCGACGGAAATCTAGCGAATTAGATATTACAAAAGTCATGCCCGTGTAAGAGTCATGCCCGTGTAGCCAAAATGTCATGCCCGTATATCAATTCCCTTGAATTGAGTTGAATTGAATCAATAATATTGCATTAATATTGAAATCCGTTGATTGATTAGCAAGCCTGGACATCATACTACCAATCCCCAAATCCCTTATTTCTCATGTCATAGCGGCTGCCGAGGCATGCTTTGGCACATGATTTTGATGCCCTCACGTCCGCTGGAATCATCGCGGGAATCGATCCCTACTAGCTTCATCCTAGTTTCGAACATTCCTTTTGATCATGATCACATGCGCAGAATCCCCCAACCGCGGGATCCGGCAGCTCGATTCGATTCTTCTCCCATTCCCGTATTTACAGAGCCGCAGACCCGGCCGGCGAAGCAGGGGATTCTTTCGCAGAATGAAGCTGTCAGGATCTGCTGTCAATTGCCCGGTGCGCCTGCCTTCGCCCCGTGGGCTCTTGAACTCGTTCTCGTCAGTCTCCCTTATCAACTTTCTCGCCAAAACTGAGCCCGATTGGTCATTTAACAATAATTACGATATCCTCCTCCGGATTGTCCTTCAGTCTCTGCAAAGTTTTGCGGGCAATTATTGACCGAACTTTGCCAATCTCAGTGTGCCGCGCTAAGAGTCGAATAATGTTCCTCTTAGATGCAACCCGCTCCTCGTTATCAACGCTTTTGTTCCAGTCAATaagaagagcttgactcCAAGGCAGCATATGTTCAAGGTCCTCTGCATGTACATTGGCGCCATTTTCCACAAGACACTTTACAGCGGGGAAATGGTTGCCAATGACAGCAAGATGCAGAGGCGTCCTGAAATCCGACTCTACTGCGTTGACGTCAAACCCAGTTTCGATCAGTTTAGGAATAAGAAATGCAACACCATTCATTGCCAACCAATGGAGCAATGTTCGGCCGGTTTCGCTATCTTTGTCAACCTGACCCTTGGTCATCCTCAACATGGATTGGAAAAGTGCTTGCTGTTGTCGTGGTTCTGGAAAGAAGTCTAGCTGAAGGACCAGCTCTTCTTGATAATCGTGCATGAATGCCGCCAAAGCGACCTCCATTTGAGGTCTTGCAGGTTCGCGGAGAAATGAACTGGGGCTATGAATGAATTAGAATATCCCGTTTTTCTTGTGATTTTGACTTTTCAGAAGAAACAGAATAATGGTTTTACTTTCCAATTGGAATTCAGCACATACTTCGAAAGTTGAGTGGGAATAGAAGCTCtaagttcttcttgaagtcgaCACGTCCTCTCCCAACTTTGGTCATCATAAAGTGATCGACCTGACCGCTCTGTTATGATACGGCCTTCATGCCAATATCCCTGAAAGCTTGGCCGTTCTTGCAAGAACCATTGAGGTAATGTTTTTACCTCAACCTTTCCTAAGAAAAGATTAGCTTTTTGCTCTAAGACACGTCAAACTATATACTACCTCGTAGAGCGCTCGCTTCCGCGTCCCCGCCCTGCTGTTCAACCCGAAACGAAGTGGGCGGCAGTTCTTGCGGCGTGATTCTATGTCCGTCAGGCATCACCGTGCTCTCAGTCCA is part of the Fusarium oxysporum Fo47 chromosome VII, complete sequence genome and harbors:
- a CDS encoding ankyrin repeat-containing domain protein encodes the protein RTLLHWLAMNGVAFLIPKLIETGFDVNAVESDFRTPLHLAVIGNHFPAVKCLVENGANVHAEDLEHMLP